One Streptosporangium becharense genomic window, ACCGTCTACCGGCGGCTCCGCAGGGAGATGCTCGCGGCCGAGCGCGAGGTGTTCGTCCGGCTCCGCGACGAGCGGCGCATCGACGACGAGGTGCTTCGCCGGGTCGTCCAGGATCTCGACTTCGAGGAGGCCATCCTGGAGCGCGACTGACACCGGCTCCGGATGCCCGCCCCGAGACTCGGCCGAGACCCGGGGGAGACCCGGCCGAGGCCCGGGGGAGACCCGGCCGAGACCCGGCCGAGGCCCGGGGGAGAGAACGAGCCGAGAGGGCACTACGCTGCGTAGGGCCTCTCACTGTCCCGAACAGGGGTCGTCGGCTATGTGACTTCCGCCCTGATCGTCGTCAGTCCGGCCGCGGGGAAGCGTGAGTCGCGGCCATGGATCGTGCCGGATCGTCGAATGCGCTGTGGTCCGGTCCGGGCACCGCCGACCCGGAAGCGGAACGCGTCATCCGGGCTGTCATCGGCCGATCTCGTCCAGTTCGGTGAGATCCTCGTCGGAGAGCGAGAGTCCCGCGCCTGCGACGTTCTCGCGAAGGTGCGCCACCGACGAGGTGCCGGGGATCAACAGGATGTTCGGCGACCTCTGCAGCAGCCAGGCCAGGGCGACCGACATCGGCGTCGCGTCCAGCCGGGAGGCCACGGCCGTGAGCGCCGACGACTGCAGCGGGCTGAAGCCACCGAGCGGGAAGAACGGCACGTAGGCGATGCCCTGCTCGGCGAGCTCGTCCACCAGGTCGTCGTCCTGGCGGTGGGCGAGGTTGTACATGTTCTGCACGCACACGATCGGGGCGATCGAGCGCGCCTCGGCGACCTGCTCCGCCGTCGCGTTGCTCACGCCGAGGTGCCGGATCAGACCCTGCTGCCGGAGTTCGACGAGCGTCTCGAACGCCTCGGCGAGCGAGCCGGGCTGGGGGCCCTGGGCGTCGCCGAGCCGGAGGTTGACCACGTCCAGCGTCTCGAGGCCGAGGTTCTCCAGATTGCGGTGGACGGCCCGGCGCAGGTCTTCGGGCCTGCGGGCCGGGGGCCAGCCTCCCTGCTCGTCCCGGACCGCGCCGACCTTGGTCACGATGTGCAGCGAGTCGGAGTACGGGTGCAGCGCTTCGCGGATCAGCTGGTTGGTGATGTGCGGCCCGTAGGCGTCGGCGGTGTCGATGTGGGTGATGCCGAGGTTGACGGCCTCGCGCAGGACGGCGAGTGCGCCGTCGTGATCGGCGGGCGGGCCCATGACCCAGGGGCCGGCGAGCTGCATGGCTCCATAGCCGAACCGGGTGACGGTCAGGTCACCCAGGGGCCAGGTGCCGCCGGGAAGCGAGGCGGGGGACGTGCTCATTACTTCGCCTTTCGCGTTGAGCCAGAGGGTGGTGCTCGATAGCGCGTTACCCCATCCTCGGGATGTAACTTCCCAATGGGAAGAAGGCACTTCACAGTGCGTAAGGCACTCGCAGGTGAGAGGAGCGGCAGATGGTGACGGTGACGGCGGCCCAGCAGAAGGAACAGGCCAGGGTGGGGTACAACGCCTTCGTGGAGGCATGCCCCAGCCGCAAGCTGCTCGACCGGATCTCCAACAAATGGGTCACGCTGATCCTTGCCGCGCTTGGCAGTGACAGCGCGCATCAGCCGGGCACCGACTGCGCCGGCGAGCCCCGGGCGATGCGCTACTCGGAGTTGGCCCGCCTGCTGGCCGGCGTCAGCCAGAAGATGCTCACTCAGACGCTGCGCTCGCTGGAGCGCGACGGCCTGGTGACCCGCACCGTGGTGCCGACCGTGCCCGTCACCGTCTTCTACGAGCTGACCGATCTCGGCCTGTCGCTGTACGAGATGATGCGGGGCCTCAAGGCCTGGGCCGAGGTGCATATGGACGATGTACTCGCCCACCGCGAGACCTACGACGCCCGCGTGGCCGAGAAAGCGCCGGGTAGTTGATCGGCTTCGTTCCGCAGCCCCCGGGTGGTGATCCTTGCGGAGTGCGGCTTCACAAGGATCACCGGCATGTGCGCCTGCGACCCCGCCTGCGACCCCGCCTACGACACCTCCCTGACCGATGCCCGGTGATCCGGCGCTTTCTCAGCGGTTCAGCCGATGACGCTGTCCACGTAGCACCATCGCCAGTCCTCACCCGGCTCGAACGAGGCGATGACGGGGTGGCCGCCCTCCTTGTAGTGGGCGGTGGCGTGCTTGTTCGGTGAGGAGTCGCAGCAGCCGACGTGCCCGCAGGACAGGCATTTGCGCAGGTGGACCCAACGGCTGCCCGACGCCAGGCATTCCTCGCACCCCTGCGGTGTGTTCGCCGGCATGTCGACGGCCTGCTGCAGGTGCTGACAGATCTTCATGGTTTCCCCCCTTGTTCGAGTTCCTGCGATGGTATGCCGGGGAGCCGCCGCGGGTGACGACCGCCTCCGCCGCTGGATCACGGTTCGCCACGAACGCGCCACGGCCCGTTCCGTTGGCTAGTGTCGAAGCATGCGACCCCTTACGCGACGAATCCCCGCCCTCGCCGCCTCGACGCTGGCCGCTGTCCTCATCACCACCGGCTGCTCGGAGTTCCAGGAGGTGAGCCAGGGCATCGACCAGGCCCAGCAGTGCGTGCAGGCCGCCGGTATCGTCACCGAGACGGTGTCGAAGGTCTCGGGGCTGCTCAACGACCCCGCCGCGATGGAGAAGGCGCTCAACGACGGAGCCGCCAAGCTCGGCGACGTGGCGGACAAGGCCGCCGACACCTCGCTCCGCGACGCCGCCGAGGGCATCTCCAAGACTCTGGAGGGCTTCACCGTCGACGATGCCAACAGCGCCGTCGACGCCGCGCAGAAGGTCGCCGCCGACTCGGTGAAGTGGGTCGAACAACTGACCAACGCGTGCGGCTGATCTGCGGAAATCCCGGGTTCTCGATGGGGAATGTCGCTGAAATAGCGTGATTCCCATGGAGACCGCCGACCGGGAACCGGACCCCCGGTTCACCCTCGCCAACGAACGCACCTACCTGACATGGCTGAGTACGTCGCTCGCGCTGAGCGCGGGTGGCGTCGCCATGGCCGCCGTCTCCGCCGACGTCTTCGTACCCTGGATGCGGACCCTCCTCGCCGTCGTCCTGGTCGCGCTGTCGGCGTTGTCGGCGGCGATGGCCTATCCCCGCTGGCGCCGCGTCCAGCAGGCGCTGCGCCGCTCCGCGCCGCTCCCGCCCCCGGCCATCGCGCCCCTGCTCGGCTACGGCGTCGCGGCGGTGGCCGTGCTCGCCCTGATGCTCATCCTGCTGTCGCGATGACCCGGTTGTGGGACGAGGGCCTGCAGAGCGAGCGCACCCGGCTCGCCTGGGTCCGCACCGCCGCCCTGCTCGCCGTGACCGCCCTGGGCGGCGCGGGCACCACCCTGCGCGCCGGGACGCCCGTGATCGCCGCCGTGCTCTTCGCCCCCGCGGCCTTCTGCGGCGCGCTCCTGCTGACCCACACGGGCGCCCGCTACCGTCGTGCCCAGGAGGCCCTGCACGGCGGCCGGCCGCTCGACGACCGGGCCGACGCCCTCGTCGCCTGGCTCGGCACCCTCACC contains:
- a CDS encoding DUF202 domain-containing protein produces the protein MTRLWDEGLQSERTRLAWVRTAALLAVTALGGAGTTLRAGTPVIAAVLFAPAAFCGALLLTHTGARYRRAQEALHGGRPLDDRADALVAWLGTLTVVAGAAAFVLSR
- a CDS encoding YidH family protein, producing METADREPDPRFTLANERTYLTWLSTSLALSAGGVAMAAVSADVFVPWMRTLLAVVLVALSALSAAMAYPRWRRVQQALRRSAPLPPPAIAPLLGYGVAAVAVLALMLILLSR
- a CDS encoding winged helix-turn-helix transcriptional regulator codes for the protein MVTVTAAQQKEQARVGYNAFVEACPSRKLLDRISNKWVTLILAALGSDSAHQPGTDCAGEPRAMRYSELARLLAGVSQKMLTQTLRSLERDGLVTRTVVPTVPVTVFYELTDLGLSLYEMMRGLKAWAEVHMDDVLAHRETYDARVAEKAPGS
- a CDS encoding ubiquitin carboxyl-terminal hydrolase 14; the encoded protein is MKICQHLQQAVDMPANTPQGCEECLASGSRWVHLRKCLSCGHVGCCDSSPNKHATAHYKEGGHPVIASFEPGEDWRWCYVDSVIG
- a CDS encoding aldo/keto reductase family oxidoreductase, which encodes MSTSPASLPGGTWPLGDLTVTRFGYGAMQLAGPWVMGPPADHDGALAVLREAVNLGITHIDTADAYGPHITNQLIREALHPYSDSLHIVTKVGAVRDEQGGWPPARRPEDLRRAVHRNLENLGLETLDVVNLRLGDAQGPQPGSLAEAFETLVELRQQGLIRHLGVSNATAEQVAEARSIAPIVCVQNMYNLAHRQDDDLVDELAEQGIAYVPFFPLGGFSPLQSSALTAVASRLDATPMSVALAWLLQRSPNILLIPGTSSVAHLRENVAGAGLSLSDEDLTELDEIGR